A window of Heteronotia binoei isolate CCM8104 ecotype False Entrance Well chromosome 17, APGP_CSIRO_Hbin_v1, whole genome shotgun sequence genomic DNA:
ACCAGTTTGCCCATTCCACTATCCTGAGTGTGGTATAATTATTGAAGGCCAAAAAAATGCGGCATTCTCCTGAATGTAGTGCACAGCTATATAAAACACAGGAAAATGCACTCCTCATACAATTCAGTATCTTATATCACAGTGAACTTTATATGTTTTGTACAACAGTCAATATGAAGTCATATGCAGTTACTCTATTAATACAAAACGTTCAAATCTTGTGTCTCTAGCAGTAGCAaagtactttactttactttactttattcgatttatatcccgccctaccccaccgaggtgggctcagggcggcttacaacaataaaagctaacaaaggtcgatttaaatacaattaaaattatacaataaaatacataaaagcctaaaaatacataaaactcacatcgatatacactatgctactattacttaaatcagtccttcaaatttccaatattcagtaatctgatgtttaagatttaatattcaggcattctgctcacagttaattatatgccaaccggaagagggttgttttacaggccctgcggaactgttcaaggttccgcagggccctcacctcctccgggagctgattccaccaacagggagctgcaatcgagaaggccctgtccctggtcgctttcagacgggcctcctttggcccagggaagCTACTCAATCCACATCTCATTAAACAAGTCCACTGTACTGATGATAccctttttgtattttgatactattACTCATGACACAAAGTTGTGTTTTAACACGGTGAGTTCGTCTTTGTTGGGGTTAaggagaaccaaagcagcttacaatcgcctttcctttcctatccccACAACGGGCACCTTGTGGGGCTCAGAAAGTTCTTAGAGAACTGCAACTAGTCCAAGGTGacccagcaggtggaggagtgggaaattaaccccggctctccagattagagtctgccgctcttagtgtttatctatttatttagatgacttctagaccaggggtgtcaaactcatttgttacaagggccggatctgacataaaggagaccttgtcgggctggggtcatgggtgtcataaaacgtaatgccagatagcagatagctttataaaggacgcagacaaacacaattaaagattaaaaacaaacaaacacttaaaccatgcttaaaacattagcacttgttggtcttaaaggtgctttcattgcaTCTCTCCCacgcgatccagggaactgggcaaaggaagctctggctctttggagagccagtttggtgtagtggttaagtgtgcggactcttatctgggagaaaagggtttgattcgccactcctccacttgcagctgctggaatggccttgggtcagccatagctctggcagaggttgtccttgaaagggcagctgctgtgagagccctctccagccccacccacctcacagggtgtctgttgtgggggaggaagggaaaggagattgtgagctgctctgagactctttggagtggagggcgggatataaatccaatttcttcttctctttccttccctccccaggggaccaggagggggaggagcctcagatagaaggaagagaggttttgctctgtagctctgctgtgcgattgagagaccctggcaaagcaagctgagatgcagaaggaagcaagagaaggagaaggaagcagatgacagccagttgctcagggggctgataggggCCTTCCAgaggcctaattcggcccccgggatgcatgtttgatacccctgcattAATCTATTATAatcaaattaaaacagttaaaaacaatgagTCGCAGTCTAATTCAGATGGCATTTAAGTACCAATTTATGTCATTTCCCCATGGGGTGAAGGGAGAAGGATTGGAGTATATAAGGCTTGATGACAAGAAAAccgcagatttatagcccgcccttctctctgaatctcagagaggcttacaatctcctatatcttctcccacccacaacagacaccctgagggtggggctgagaggactctcacagcagctgccctttcaaggacaacctctgacagagctacggctgacccaaggccattccagcagctgcaagtggaggagtggggaatcaaacccagttctcccagataagagcccgtacacttaatcactacaccaaactggcttaaccactacaccaaacctttgCTTTCCTCAACTATAGGCCTGGCGGAAACATCTTAACCGCTACACAACActagaaaataatagagaggggTTTTTTAATTGTCCTGCAGTTGGTTGTCCGTCTCAGTGTTTCCCAGTGAGTGGAGATCTGCCATTTTCTTCTTCCTGGTGATGCTGTTGAGACCACGGAGCAATTCAAAACGCTGTTTTAGGGAGAAGTCCAAATTGATGAGAAGGTCAGAAAAATATCTGGCCCTCCTGACTGTAAAATGGCTCTTCTGCAAGAAGATTTGGAAAAGTTCAGGGTCTCCATCGAGTTCAAAAAGCTTCCTGATGCTATACTTCATCCTGTCCAGTTCTGGAGCATTGGCCTCAAAAATGTCCAGTAATTTATCATTACTCCCTGACCTTTCCCCCTGTTGGGGTCCTCCTGGATTTTCCACGCTGTCCTGAGTGGTGCTTTTCTGGCTTCCCTCAAGTCTTCTTCTTTGCTCATCGTCCTCCACACATTGCAAAATCCAGCTCAGACGGCAAGGCCAACAGTTGGCAAGGACAACCCAATCGATCATCTCTTCAATTGCCTTTGGCTTACCTATTTCACTCATTTTGTGTCCTCCTTTGGGTTGAAATCCCATCTTGACCATAGTCCACATGGTCAGCAGAGTGTTCACGACCCTCCTCATCTGGACAGAATTCCCCGGGAAGTAAGGATCAGAATTCCGTTTGTGTAGGCAGCAACTGACAAGATCAATTACCATCTGTAAGTTGACCTTGCCACTTCCTGCGTGATATTCTTTCCCTGGATTTGTAGTGGAACGCTCCTTCAACTGGTGTTTCAGAATCTCATCAAGTAGCTGTGATCTGGCTTCTCGACTCATCGGcggcagagagaagggcaaggaaaCGATGCGGTCCAAGTACAAGTAGCCGTTTTTACAGGTATTTCTTGACTGTTCGATGCATTCCACAAGGATACTTGGGTCGGCCACCAGGATGGAGATAAACGGAGCATCTGGTTCACAAAGAAGAACGTTGACGGCGTCGAGGACTGCCACCACCTTGTCTGGGGTGCAGAAATCCAAGCTGGTGATCTTTAAGACCACCCGGATCTTTCTGTCCTCTTTGAGTTCCAAGAAGTTGAGGAAGCTGACGGTGGTTTTGACCTCTTCTTTCACTTTGTGCATGAAGCCCAACTGCGCACTGAGGTCCTTGCTCTTCATGTCCTTCTGAATCTTTCGTTTCATTGTGAAAAGGAAATTCTTGGCTACTGCCAGGAAAGGAACAGCAGATACAACAGCTGACACTAGTACAGTCGTGTATCCCACCCTCTTCCATAATTCGTTCTCTGCGAGTCCCCTCAGCAGCACAGTACGCAGAGCTAAACCGATAACGCCACCTAAGAAACTCTTAAAGAAGATCTTAGTCCAGCTTTTGAAAGCCCATTTATTTCCTGATGGTTTATCCTCTTTAAAGGATTCCCCACCAAAGGCCCTAACGACACTGAAGAGAATTTTATCCTTCTTTTCAATGACATCAAGCAGCGTCATAACAAGACCGGCCCAGGTACGGTCGCATCCGACGTATTCCCAGGCATCGAAGCTGATGAAGATGTATTGGACTTCTTTGGGCTGGTCTCCATTGGATGGGATCGATTTGTAGACAGGAAGATAAAAAACGATGCGCCAGATGAGGGAAAGCAGAGAAATCACGTCTCTTCCGCAACCTTTCCCATTCTTTTTTTctgcacctctgcttctcatggcATCTGCAACAGAAAGCGAGGCACACAAACTCAAGGAATATGACGTGACAGATGTCGGCCATAAAATGGgatgggaccaatgttccctctaagctgcagagtcctgagagcaaaaattctactttgtgagctactggaattaaagttgtgagcgactgcatcaattagtgtgtgctggggccctttttcatgagctaagacaaaaatgtgtgaactagaggcaaaaaatctgtgagccagctcacgctaactcagtttacagGAAACCTTGGATGGGACATCATATAATCCAAACCGATATTCTGCCAATCTTTTTCCTGCATAGCAAAATGGATTCTACGCCCTCTGTTATTAGGATTCCCCACCTACAACCGGTCCGGCAGGATTTTTCATTGCCACCAACTGGTATCACCCACCTTTGGTGAGCCGACTTGGATCCCAGTCAGTGTTTCTGTTTCTTCTGCAATTCACCTGTCACAGGGATCAGTGTTTTTTCCTGCAAAGCATGATTCTGCGGAGCTGGGCActctttgaacatatatgaacttatgaagctgccgtctactgaatcagaccttcaaaggtccatccaagtcagtattgtctactccgactggcagcggctctacagggtctcaagctgaggtttttcacaagtacttgcctggactccttttagttggagaggccgtggattgaacctgggaccttctgcttaccaagcagatgctctaccactgagccaccgtcccttcccaatTTGGCTCACGGAAAGGgactggcctggcctggctggaAGCAGCTGGCTACAAGAAGAACCCGCTGCCTTCTCAATTGGGAATCCAGTGCAAGCAGAAGCACAGCGTAGGATCCAAGACTTTGCATCTATTAGAATCATGATGATTTGATTTTATTTTAAGtatctttatatcccgcccgccgctaacaggctcagggcgactgaCAACGATTAAAAGCAACAAAggggctaaaaacaaaatatgcaataaaatcattttaTACAATTTACAATCCCTAAAAATTGTAATAAGTGGACAATTTGGACCAATAGTGTCAAGCATGTGTTTTACATTCAGTATTAAATGATAAGGTTGGCTTTTCCCTGTAGAATGCTTTCCCGTGTAATTGCATATCAAAACTAAGTAGCTCTCCTTTCTTCTCacctcccttttttctttcccacctttgagtagcaaatgtaggaatgctagGCTTTGATAGCAGGCGCCTCCCTGAGAGGTTTCCACACTGTAACCATCAACTGTAAGAAGAATGCCTGAGACCCAGGGAAGTATTAACCACAAAGATAGGCTATTGCATAGTTTGCAGTCATTCACACGTTCTTGTTATGTCTTTGAGATATCACGCTGgaatgctttgatgtaacccttaaaacgttatGCTTTGCAATAcgttgtatcactttcaaggtgtcTCACCTcgaagcaacaatggattatcaaataaactaagactttgtattaaacaaTTACTTGGTTATCTGAAAGTTCCATGCTTGACAAATAGTGGATGGTAGTGAAAAGGAGGCCTGGGCCCATGGAAAGATTATCAGAACGAATGCacgctaaatcaggggtgtctaacacatttgttatgagggccggatctgacataaatgagacataaacgagaccttgtcgggctaggccgtgtatgtcataaaatgcaatgtgcacttaaccactacactaacagagatataaactttatcaaggacacagacaaacataattttttttaagttaaaataaaatatgcctaaatgattagcactcttgcagcaTTTTGTCTATTTAATAGTGTCTGGTAACGgacccctcttgctctgaattattgcatataACTCATATCTCTTTGCAAGTCAAAGGGTCAAGGGCTTTTCTGAATTGAGAACTTAAACTTTGGAATGGGAGTCTCTGCTGCAGCTGATGGGGGAAGGTTGTTTCTTTTTCCCTCTGGCTACAACTTGCTTGCTGCAGTATTCACTTCTGAGATGAGTTTCTTAAAAGAATCAAGCAGATTGTATTGCGAGACGCACAGTAGCAGGATCACACCTACATTGATCGAAACCAAAATGGAAAACAGAATCAAGACATTCCCCCAGTGTAGGTGGAAGAAGCCAACGGGTGAAACAAACATCTCAGGTCGACTGTCCATTGCCAGGATGGATGAGCAATAGTTTGCTTACCTTTGAACTTGGATTTATAGAGTTTTGGCATTTTGGAAGATTGCTTCTGCATCCTGAAGTTTTTGGAAGATATATTAACTTCTGAGATTAATTTCTTGCAAGAATCAACCAGATTGCATTGCAAGAAACCATCAATAGCAAGATCATACCTACATCAGTCAAAACCTAAGTGGGAAACAGAATCGAGATGTTCCCCCTGTGTAGGTGGATGGTTATCACGACAAGGGACTGTGCTTACCTTCGACTGTGCCTAAGAGGCCCCTCTTGTTCCGCCCCCAGGGGGCATAAAATCCCACCATCACGGGTGGGACAATGTAATGTAGAACTTCCGCTAAGGCTTCGCAGTAAACATATTCGTTGGTCTTGCGGTCTTGTGTagcacaaaacaaaacacaaaagaaaACAGAATTTTGAAAAGTACCATTGAGCACAAGACACTCAAAAAATAGGAGGGTAAAAACTGAAGAAGATAGTGGAAGATCCATGACTGGTTCACCCAAGAAAGGTTTTACTACTAAATAGCTACCTGATAGGACAGGGGATCTGACTGGAAATCCTTCTGGCACTGTTTTCTCAACTCAAAATCCCACTACTagaggacatcagaagagccctgctgga
This region includes:
- the LOC132585902 gene encoding NTPase KAP family P-loop domain-containing protein 1-like; the encoded protein is MSQENNPLLQVKTSGEDDAVCATQDRKTNEYVYCEALAEVLHYIVPPVMVGFYAPWGRNKRGLLGTVEDAMRSRGAEKKNGKGCGRDVISLLSLIWRIVFYLPVYKSIPSNGDQPKEVQYIFISFDAWEYVGCDRTWAGLVMTLLDVIEKKDKILFSVVRAFGGESFKEDKPSGNKWAFKSWTKIFFKSFLGGVIGLALRTVLLRGLAENELWKRVGYTTVLVSAVVSAVPFLAVAKNFLFTMKRKIQKDMKSKDLSAQLGFMHKVKEEVKTTVSFLNFLELKEDRKIRVVLKITSLDFCTPDKVVAVLDAVNVLLCEPDAPFISILVADPSILVECIEQSRNTCKNGYLYLDRIVSLPFSLPPMSREARSQLLDEILKHQLKERSTTNPGKEYHAGSGKVNLQMVIDLVSCCLHKRNSDPYFPGNSVQMRRVVNTLLTMWTMVKMGFQPKGGHKMSEIGKPKAIEEMIDWVVLANCWPCRLSWILQCVEDDEQRRRLEGSQKSTTQDSVENPGGPQQGERSGSNDKLLDIFEANAPELDRMKYSIRKLFELDGDPELFQIFLQKSHFTVRRARYFSDLLINLDFSLKQRFELLRGLNSITRKKKMADLHSLGNTETDNQLQDN